From the Paenibacillus sp. FSL H8-0548 genome, one window contains:
- a CDS encoding helix-turn-helix domain-containing protein, translating into MSAHNYIPKEPIHIECNIEKTLDVIGGKWAFLVLRELFCGTKRFGQIQRLIPAVSPRALTSTLRHLEEKGVLERKVFPTVPVTVEYTLTPKGEDLHHILKEMKLWSAKWT; encoded by the coding sequence ATGAGTGCTCATAATTACATTCCGAAAGAACCAATACATATTGAGTGCAATATTGAAAAAACATTAGATGTCATAGGTGGTAAATGGGCGTTTCTCGTGCTCAGAGAGCTGTTTTGCGGTACCAAGCGTTTTGGACAAATACAGCGGTTAATTCCAGCGGTAAGTCCGCGCGCATTAACAAGCACGCTCCGTCATTTGGAAGAGAAGGGCGTGCTTGAACGCAAAGTATTCCCAACAGTCCCCGTCACGGTCGAGTACACATTGACACCGAAGGGCGAGGATTTACATCATATCCTAAAGGAAATGAAGCTTTGGTCAGCAAAATGGACCTAG
- a CDS encoding DUF421 domain-containing protein: MPNWLEIVVRTTAAIVILFVMTKILGKRQISQLSLFEYITGISIGNIVGYISLDLDNLWYLGFISLAVWAAVSVGLEFLTMKSKKVRDVIDGKGTVLIQDGQLIKKNMHKERLTMDEMLEQLRKKDVYRVADVEFAVMESSGEVNVLLKKEYQPITADLLGWQVAQERQAMTVLMDGDIQDEVLEQIGHNRQWLLHELEKRKLKQDEVLFAQIDSNGELLLETGVEHKQPQNSQTKPKDRIIMLIEQFEAELLRLEQLSRNESDRRIYQTARDRFQESTRSLPDHAIKP; encoded by the coding sequence ATGCCAAACTGGCTCGAAATTGTTGTTAGAACAACCGCTGCAATCGTGATCTTGTTTGTGATGACTAAAATTTTAGGCAAACGTCAAATTTCTCAATTGTCGCTCTTCGAGTACATAACTGGTATCTCGATCGGTAATATTGTTGGCTATATTTCGCTTGATCTGGATAATTTATGGTATTTAGGGTTTATTTCTTTAGCTGTATGGGCTGCTGTGTCGGTTGGTTTGGAGTTTTTGACAATGAAAAGCAAAAAAGTTCGTGATGTAATAGATGGAAAAGGTACAGTACTCATTCAGGATGGACAGCTGATCAAAAAGAATATGCACAAAGAACGGTTGACTATGGATGAGATGCTCGAACAATTGCGCAAAAAGGACGTCTATCGCGTGGCTGATGTGGAGTTTGCAGTCATGGAATCAAGCGGTGAAGTCAATGTTTTGCTAAAGAAGGAATATCAGCCGATAACAGCGGACCTACTTGGCTGGCAGGTAGCTCAGGAACGGCAGGCAATGACCGTGTTAATGGATGGCGACATTCAAGATGAGGTGCTGGAGCAGATAGGACATAATCGACAATGGCTGCTGCATGAGCTGGAAAAGAGAAAGTTAAAGCAGGATGAAGTATTATTCGCTCAAATTGACAGTAATGGAGAGCTGCTGCTTGAAACAGGTGTTGAACACAAGCAGCCGCAAAATAGTCAAACCAAACCAAAAGATCGAATCATCATGCTGATTGAGCAGTTTGAGGCGGAGCTGCTCCGCCTTGAACAGCTATCCCGCAATGAGAGTGATCGACGAATTTATCAGACAGCGCGTGATCGTTTTCAAGAAAGCACTAGATCTCTGCCTGATCATGCTATAAAGCCGTAG
- a CDS encoding SDR family oxidoreductase — MEAAYNDKMVLITGAGAGIGQALALAYAEQGAVTILVDKNEAGLEQTGALLQEAGYDSLSFVVDMSQSEEVVRMIRDVETLAGRLDIVINNAGFGIWKSPYDLSIEEWDSVVNTNLRGTFICSREAARLMRTTGGGAIVNISSTRAMMSEPNSEAYAASKGGILSLTHAMAVSLGPDRIKVNAICPGWIETGDYSSLRAEDHTQHPSQRVGRPEDVVRACFYLTDPRNDFVTGTHITLDGGMTRKMIYEE, encoded by the coding sequence ATGGAAGCAGCTTACAACGATAAAATGGTTTTGATTACAGGTGCCGGAGCTGGAATTGGCCAAGCGCTAGCGCTTGCGTATGCTGAGCAAGGGGCAGTTACTATTTTAGTCGATAAAAATGAAGCAGGCTTGGAGCAAACGGGAGCTCTGCTGCAGGAGGCAGGCTACGATTCCTTATCCTTTGTCGTGGATATGAGCCAGTCAGAAGAAGTTGTTCGGATGATTCGGGATGTAGAAACACTTGCGGGAAGATTGGACATTGTTATTAACAACGCTGGGTTTGGGATCTGGAAGTCGCCCTATGATTTATCCATTGAAGAGTGGGATAGCGTCGTGAATACTAATTTGAGAGGAACATTTATTTGTTCGAGAGAGGCAGCGAGGCTCATGCGTACGACTGGCGGTGGGGCGATCGTTAATATTTCCTCAACCAGAGCGATGATGTCTGAGCCGAATTCGGAGGCGTATGCAGCTTCTAAAGGAGGTATTCTGTCGCTTACACATGCCATGGCCGTATCACTTGGACCAGATCGAATTAAGGTTAATGCGATTTGTCCAGGCTGGATTGAAACAGGTGATTATAGCAGTCTGCGGGCAGAGGACCATACACAGCATCCATCTCAAAGAGTCGGAAGACCAGAGGATGTGGTTCGTGCTTGTTTTTATTTGACCGATCCGCGTAATGATTTTGTGACGGGCACTCATATTACGTTGGATGGCGGGATGACGAGAAAGATGATATATGAGGAATAA
- a CDS encoding SDR family oxidoreductase, whose translation MYPSYPYYSSQFTCEQSPLSFPPQKQNRQPGIESIMVPRPIFDNPNYVGSGKLQDKVAIITGGDSGIGRAVAVGFAKEGANVVIVYLYEDSDAEETKQAVESYGGRCLLIRGDLRHEAVSIQTVQHTLAAFGKIDILVLNQAVQFPQNCITNISTEQLLNTYQTNIFPHFFMTKAALPFLAPGSAIISTASITAYQGNKELVDYSSTKGAVVSFTRSLSLQLADKCIRVNAVAPGPIWTPLIVSSYSEQEVATFGLNTPMKRAGQPFELAPTYIYLASDDSKYVSGQVLHVNGGSITET comes from the coding sequence TTGTACCCTAGCTATCCATATTACAGCTCTCAATTCACTTGTGAGCAAAGCCCGCTCTCATTTCCACCACAAAAACAAAACAGGCAGCCAGGCATTGAATCGATCATGGTGCCGCGTCCGATCTTTGATAATCCTAATTATGTGGGCAGCGGGAAACTACAGGATAAGGTTGCCATTATTACAGGAGGAGATAGCGGCATTGGAAGAGCGGTCGCGGTAGGCTTTGCCAAAGAAGGAGCAAATGTCGTTATTGTATATCTCTACGAGGATTCAGATGCAGAGGAAACCAAGCAGGCGGTAGAGAGCTATGGCGGACGTTGCCTGCTTATCCGCGGTGATTTGCGACATGAGGCTGTTTCCATTCAAACCGTTCAGCACACCCTTGCTGCCTTTGGAAAAATCGATATTCTCGTCCTCAATCAAGCTGTCCAGTTTCCACAAAATTGTATTACGAATATTTCTACAGAACAGCTCTTAAATACGTATCAAACGAATATATTTCCCCATTTTTTCATGACTAAAGCAGCTCTCCCGTTTTTGGCTCCAGGCAGCGCCATTATCAGTACCGCATCCATCACTGCCTATCAAGGCAACAAGGAACTGGTCGACTACTCGTCTACCAAGGGAGCCGTCGTTTCATTTACCCGTTCACTTTCACTTCAGCTGGCAGACAAATGTATTCGTGTAAATGCGGTTGCTCCAGGCCCGATATGGACTCCTTTGATCGTATCCAGCTACTCTGAGCAGGAGGTTGCAACCTTTGGCCTGAATACGCCAATGAAGCGTGCAGGGCAGCCTTTTGAATTGGCTCCTACCTATATTTATCTTGCATCGGATGACTCGAAGTATGTTTCGGGACAGGTGCTGCATGTGAATGGCGGCTCCATAACAGAAACTTAA
- a CDS encoding FAD-dependent oxidoreductase has translation MNIAVIGCTHAGTAAITQMAKLYPEARITVYERNDNISFLSCGIALHVGGVVKNADELFYATPDQLAKLGVHTHMRHDVLNIDTDAKTIKVRNLLTGDEFTDTFDKLVVTTGSWPIIPQMDGIDLENILLCKNFNHSQTIIEKAKTANRIAVIGAGYIGIELVEAFEQLGKEVTLIDNMERILYKYLDKEFTDITERALVEKGVAIATDQTVTAFKGSEGRVTTVVTTAGEYEADLVVLCIGFRPNTELLQGQVDMLPNGAIIVDDYMRTSKPDIFAAGDSCAVHYNPTGQNAYIPLATNAVRMGSLVAKNLMQPTVRYLGTQGTSGLKLFDYNIASTGITETAALAAGMNVKNVTIIDNYRPEFMPTYEQVTLKVVYDAETRRIVGAQLISKVDLTQSINTLSVCIQNGMTMDELSYVDFFFQPHYNKPWNLLNQAGLQAG, from the coding sequence ATCAACATTGCTGTTATCGGTTGCACCCACGCAGGAACAGCTGCAATTACCCAAATGGCTAAGCTTTATCCTGAGGCTCGTATCACAGTATACGAACGAAATGACAATATATCGTTTCTCTCGTGTGGCATTGCGCTTCATGTTGGCGGTGTTGTAAAAAATGCCGATGAGCTTTTTTATGCTACACCTGACCAGCTCGCTAAGCTGGGAGTCCACACGCATATGCGTCATGATGTGCTTAACATAGATACCGATGCAAAAACGATTAAAGTCCGAAACCTATTAACTGGAGACGAGTTTACGGATACATTCGACAAGCTTGTTGTCACAACTGGCTCGTGGCCGATCATTCCGCAAATGGACGGCATCGACCTTGAAAACATTTTGCTTTGCAAAAACTTCAATCATTCGCAAACGATTATTGAAAAGGCGAAAACAGCCAATCGCATTGCCGTCATCGGTGCTGGATATATCGGTATTGAGCTCGTTGAAGCATTCGAACAGCTTGGCAAGGAAGTCACGCTGATCGACAATATGGAGCGCATTTTATATAAATATTTGGATAAAGAATTTACCGATATAACCGAACGGGCATTAGTTGAAAAAGGCGTTGCGATCGCTACCGATCAGACCGTTACAGCGTTTAAGGGCAGCGAGGGACGCGTTACGACAGTCGTTACGACTGCCGGGGAGTACGAAGCCGATCTCGTAGTACTCTGCATTGGCTTCCGCCCCAATACTGAGCTTCTACAAGGGCAAGTTGATATGCTTCCTAACGGGGCGATCATTGTTGACGATTATATGAGAACGAGCAAGCCCGATATATTTGCCGCTGGCGATAGCTGCGCTGTTCACTATAACCCTACTGGTCAAAATGCTTATATTCCGCTTGCAACGAATGCGGTTCGGATGGGCTCGCTTGTGGCCAAAAATCTAATGCAGCCGACTGTCAGATATTTGGGAACGCAAGGCACATCGGGCCTTAAGCTGTTCGACTACAATATTGCATCGACAGGCATTACAGAAACGGCAGCGCTCGCTGCGGGAATGAATGTGAAAAATGTCACAATCATTGACAACTATCGTCCTGAGTTTATGCCTACCTACGAGCAAGTCACCTTGAAGGTTGTATATGATGCGGAGACTCGTAGAATTGTAGGTGCTCAGCTGATATCGAAGGTTGACCTCACTCAATCGATTAATACACTTTCGGTCTGCATTCAAAATGGGATGACGATGGACGAACTCAGCTACGTCGATTTTTTCTTCCAGCCTCATTACAATAAACCATGGAACCTGCTCAACCAAGCCGGCTTGCAAGCAGGATAA
- a CDS encoding heavy metal translocating P-type ATPase, whose translation MDKTQTTIQITGMTCAACATRIEKGLNRMEGVEANVNLALERASVSYDPLMVDDAKLEQKIIDLGYGAIKLTGDSDEDAGEYKKQEIRRLKQRFTVSLLLSLPLLWAMAGHFSFTSFLPVPELFMNGWFQLALAAPVQFIIGWHFYIGAYKALRNGSANMDVLVVLGTSAAFFYSLYGTLEALGASGHGAHEVELYYETSAVLITLIVLGKLLEALAKGRSSEAIKTLMGLQAQTAIVIRDGAELRVDIMEVVAGDVLIVKPGEKIPVDGIMLEGATTVDESMLTGESMPVEKRQGDSLIGATINKNGVLRMQAEKVGKQTALAQIIRVVEEAQGSKAPIQRVADRISGIFVPIVTVLAAIAFLVWYFIVEPGDVANALEKAIAVLVIACPCALGLATPTSIMAGSGRAAELGVLFKGGEHLESTHHVDTIVLDKTGTITKGKPELTDVRVGTGFDEARLLGLVGAAERNSEHPVAEALVAGIAARSIDMPAAQSFEAVPGYGIEAQVDGQQLLVGTRRLMEKHGISIQSVIQEQQELEAEGKTVMLIAVDGRYAGLVAVADTVKESSAAAVESLKKMGLDVIMITGDNERTANAIASLVGIDRVLAEVLPEQKAKAVQELQAEGRKVAMVGDGMNDAPALVAADIGMAIGGGTDVAIEAADITLMRGDLSSIADAIRMSRLTMANIKQNLFWALAYNVIGIPIAAAGFLAPWLAGAAMALSSVSVVLNALRLQRMK comes from the coding sequence ATGGATAAAACGCAAACGACGATTCAGATTACAGGAATGACCTGTGCGGCTTGTGCCACTCGGATTGAGAAGGGACTCAATCGGATGGAGGGCGTGGAAGCTAATGTGAACTTAGCTTTAGAGCGGGCTTCCGTCAGCTATGACCCCCTTATGGTGGACGATGCCAAGCTGGAACAGAAAATTATTGATTTGGGTTATGGTGCGATAAAGCTGACTGGCGACTCAGATGAGGATGCCGGTGAGTATAAGAAGCAGGAAATTAGACGCTTGAAGCAGCGCTTCACCGTCTCCTTGCTCCTCTCTCTGCCTCTTCTATGGGCGATGGCAGGACATTTCTCGTTTACGAGCTTTTTGCCCGTACCTGAGCTATTTATGAATGGATGGTTTCAACTGGCGTTAGCAGCACCTGTGCAGTTCATTATTGGCTGGCATTTCTATATTGGTGCCTACAAGGCACTTCGGAACGGCAGCGCCAATATGGATGTTCTTGTCGTGCTCGGCACGTCAGCAGCATTCTTTTATAGTCTTTATGGGACGCTGGAAGCATTAGGCGCATCTGGACATGGTGCTCATGAGGTAGAGCTTTATTATGAGACGAGCGCTGTGCTCATAACGTTGATTGTACTAGGAAAGCTGCTTGAGGCTTTAGCAAAGGGGAGATCCTCCGAAGCGATTAAGACATTAATGGGCCTGCAGGCTCAAACGGCCATCGTCATTCGAGATGGCGCAGAGCTGCGTGTGGACATTATGGAGGTTGTGGCAGGCGATGTTCTAATTGTGAAGCCAGGCGAGAAAATTCCAGTTGACGGCATCATGCTGGAAGGGGCTACAACGGTTGATGAATCGATGCTGACCGGAGAGAGCATGCCTGTTGAGAAGCGTCAGGGCGACAGCTTAATCGGTGCAACAATAAACAAAAATGGCGTGCTTCGCATGCAGGCTGAGAAGGTAGGCAAGCAAACGGCACTCGCGCAGATTATAAGAGTGGTGGAGGAAGCGCAGGGCTCAAAGGCACCTATCCAACGGGTTGCGGACCGGATATCAGGTATTTTTGTTCCAATCGTAACTGTATTAGCTGCAATTGCATTTCTCGTTTGGTACTTTATTGTAGAGCCCGGCGATGTCGCTAATGCGCTGGAGAAGGCTATCGCTGTACTCGTTATTGCTTGTCCCTGTGCGCTGGGTCTTGCTACTCCTACTTCGATTATGGCGGGCTCGGGCCGCGCCGCGGAGCTAGGTGTATTATTTAAGGGTGGAGAGCATCTGGAGAGTACGCATCATGTCGATACGATTGTGCTGGATAAGACAGGTACCATAACGAAAGGAAAACCGGAGCTAACCGACGTTCGTGTAGGGACAGGATTTGATGAAGCAAGGCTGCTTGGCTTAGTGGGTGCAGCTGAGAGGAATTCTGAGCATCCGGTTGCAGAGGCTTTAGTTGCAGGCATAGCTGCACGCTCGATTGACATGCCAGCGGCTCAAAGTTTTGAGGCGGTACCCGGCTATGGGATTGAAGCACAGGTAGATGGTCAACAATTGCTAGTAGGTACTCGGAGGCTGATGGAGAAGCACGGCATTAGCATTCAATCTGTCATTCAGGAGCAGCAGGAGCTCGAAGCTGAGGGCAAGACGGTTATGCTGATTGCCGTTGACGGACGATATGCAGGGCTTGTTGCGGTCGCTGATACGGTAAAGGAATCGTCAGCAGCAGCGGTTGAGAGCTTGAAGAAGATGGGCTTAGACGTCATTATGATCACTGGGGATAATGAACGCACAGCAAATGCAATTGCAAGTCTCGTTGGCATTGATCGGGTGCTTGCTGAGGTGCTGCCTGAACAGAAGGCAAAGGCGGTACAGGAGCTGCAGGCTGAAGGCAGAAAAGTCGCCATGGTGGGTGACGGCATGAATGATGCTCCTGCCCTAGTTGCGGCTGATATTGGCATGGCAATTGGCGGAGGGACTGACGTAGCGATTGAGGCCGCGGATATTACGCTGATGCGCGGTGATTTAAGCAGCATAGCCGATGCTATTCGGATGAGCCGGTTGACGATGGCTAATATTAAACAAAACTTATTCTGGGCACTTGCCTATAATGTCATCGGCATACCGATTGCGGCAGCAGGCTTCCTTGCGCCATGGCTGGCAGGAGCAGCTATGGCATTAAGCTCGGTATCAGTTGTGCTAAATGCACTAAGGCTGCAAAGGATGAAATAA
- a CDS encoding copper ion binding protein, with protein sequence MANTVLKVEGMTCGHCVSAVEKAVGTAGAVGKVDLASKKVSVEYDEAKVTIEAVKAAIENQGYDVV encoded by the coding sequence ATGGCGAATACAGTATTGAAGGTAGAGGGTATGACCTGTGGACACTGCGTCAGCGCGGTCGAGAAAGCGGTAGGTACAGCAGGCGCGGTAGGCAAGGTGGATCTGGCGTCCAAGAAGGTATCCGTTGAGTATGATGAGGCGAAGGTAACGATTGAAGCGGTCAAGGCTGCAATTGAGAACCAAGGCTACGATGTCGTTTAA
- a CDS encoding metal-sensitive transcriptional regulator, producing the protein MNEETINHGQQEHVHASSKHCDLAAPRKSHHSDQTKHNLTKRLNRIEGQIRGVKAMIEKDTYCDDVLNQIAAAQSALNSVGKLLLEGHLKSCVVERIQAGESEVIDELLVTVNKLMK; encoded by the coding sequence ATGAATGAAGAAACAATAAACCATGGGCAGCAAGAACATGTACATGCTTCAAGTAAGCACTGTGATTTGGCTGCTCCGCGCAAGAGTCATCACTCTGATCAAACGAAGCACAATCTGACGAAGCGTCTCAATCGTATTGAGGGACAAATTAGAGGCGTGAAGGCGATGATCGAGAAGGATACGTATTGTGATGATGTTCTCAATCAGATAGCAGCAGCACAATCGGCGCTGAACAGTGTAGGGAAGCTGCTTCTTGAAGGTCATTTGAAAAGCTGTGTCGTTGAGCGTATTCAAGCGGGAGAGAGCGAAGTTATCGATGAATTGCTCGTTACCGTTAACAAATTAATGAAATAG
- a CDS encoding DoxX family membrane protein, whose protein sequence is MDYYAHVKWFTDVIAEKESIAAVLSPFFMTLALFVAVLLAVLTQLLPTLSKSKLSNRFDTELDKLRKYSMPILKYGTAAALIIQAASGTRFALEFELTEGWQTLLMWAAVVLLLIPHHYATKLGALAMLVLFIDTGIEAGLFHMLDYGFYLAIIGVLLLEQTKESRWGFPLLYLGTGLSLCWVAVEKWIFPTMAEDIIVNHGVPTFGFEPAVFIVMAGFIEFVVGYLLVVGILNRMLSVVLTLIFISTTMLFGMMELVGHFMIHIVLILFIIEGASFYKPPVSMHRTVVDQMVFVSLNFIFVLATFILIYYRFA, encoded by the coding sequence ATGGATTATTATGCACATGTCAAATGGTTTACAGACGTCATAGCAGAGAAGGAATCGATTGCTGCCGTTCTCTCTCCTTTTTTCATGACGCTGGCTTTATTTGTTGCCGTGCTGCTCGCGGTGCTCACCCAGCTTCTTCCCACGCTCTCCAAATCGAAGCTTTCGAACCGCTTCGATACTGAGCTCGATAAGCTGAGGAAATATTCCATGCCTATTCTTAAGTATGGAACGGCTGCCGCACTCATCATACAAGCGGCATCCGGCACACGCTTCGCTCTGGAATTTGAGCTTACAGAGGGCTGGCAAACGCTATTAATGTGGGCTGCCGTCGTATTGCTTCTTATTCCGCATCATTATGCAACAAAGCTCGGCGCGCTTGCCATGCTCGTACTCTTTATTGATACCGGCATAGAGGCTGGACTGTTCCATATGCTTGACTACGGCTTTTACCTTGCTATTATTGGCGTGCTATTGCTTGAACAAACGAAGGAATCAAGATGGGGCTTCCCTCTGCTTTATTTGGGAACCGGTCTCTCCCTCTGCTGGGTAGCTGTCGAGAAATGGATTTTCCCTACGATGGCCGAGGATATCATCGTCAATCACGGCGTACCAACGTTTGGCTTCGAGCCTGCGGTGTTCATTGTCATGGCGGGCTTTATCGAGTTTGTCGTTGGATACCTGCTTGTAGTCGGCATTTTAAACCGAATGCTATCGGTCGTGCTGACGCTAATCTTCATCTCCACAACGATGCTGTTTGGCATGATGGAGCTCGTTGGCCATTTTATGATCCATATCGTGCTGATCCTGTTCATTATCGAGGGTGCCAGCTTCTATAAGCCGCCGGTCTCCATGCACCGTACCGTTGTTGATCAAATGGTATTCGTATCGCTCAACTTTATTTTTGTGTTAGCTACTTTTATACTCATTTATTATCGCTTCGCTTAA